In Arvicola amphibius chromosome 1, mArvAmp1.2, whole genome shotgun sequence, one DNA window encodes the following:
- the Apobr gene encoding apolipoprotein B receptor, translated as MDFLQLHLPGLHQALRGALDSVSAFVSYLIGDTVPTVERERQAAEELGEVAAGKPGKVIQEEAQEALEGFRSDQSQRVGAPREIIRCQEGSLAGEQAWGWRADSSPRLRAEKQDTGSRKAAEGARGQEPNTPLKPEAGPGTHRDRNSKRAQEIWENGEQEVSSGEPLRTCEQKEEEEEVVRATEPGMARGVELSQPAWHREPEGNAGPDRQNVTEESKETDWVAEEVVAETEGFEAKEADEEEVLVRGGQSAGAQGAQHLGAESDAVLGREAWRVSGREDTDYLGIREADYGLNPEDSIPEATGRIWVLEEACQGEQQGGMDEKREAEARHQPQTLKTERTEEMTEGQIVGKETVGDQETQGSFEGQERQDLATAERGMSLEEEVQAEEFPEEERGYGTTEAVLVLDKEVKCEPDLEDSPEARPEELFMAEEREAPQMRLEVLRVKVTEGQDPELLRGSQTLTEHLKEGQQAQEETRRAPDLSPEGALSLEDCLRPVGLADPELEAQGNWGRDVDNRNTQDVKADAEEEDKEEIATGQAVEVEVERGQESQQPEVPGWGAEAELTSIAVGQELERSQGAAAATGQSVEEFKPTESKTSEGEAAVPWETNRMCRKRSLEEVALSLQDSEDMHTSSSAAEISMGIRTVGAEEGPEWEAGVSQEREFGRAQHSKDRGEIGGGTELEEATEMQSGQEVASEGSVEEKAPIYDVQEIGGTGEREQADMGTSVMAEGMTGIDGVTLGSQAEKAEESITIMETEGLLGDQTFLEEEAGGGLSREWEAHNSERETQKLHDVEDAEREAQRTEIQENDPEPSDQERHQTHQIPTLTVPGFSESGGATASAPGDAHSSWNEALLPGTRLDVSVPRSRVLLSRSSSRRRSRPSLRRISAPEPQYDPPSPQPPEELFRQPLPLQPEETSELSATRPEDTPVPARRKMLGPGFGFAHSGMMQELQARLSRPKPQ; from the exons ATGGATTTTCTCCAGCTTCACCTCCCTGGGCTACATCAGGCCTTGAGGGGAGCACTG GATTCCGTCAGTGCTTTTGTGTCCTACCTCATAGGAGATACAGTTCCCACggtagagagggagaggcaggcagctgAGGAACTGGGGGAAGTGGCTGCAGGGAAGCCGGGGAAGGTTATACAGGAGGAAGCCCAGGAGGCACTGGAGGGATTTAGAAGTGACCAGAGTCAGAGGGTAGGAGCACCTAGAGAGATCATCAGATGCCAAGAAGGAAGTTTAGCTGGTGAACAGGCATGGGGGTGGAGAGCAGACAGCTCCCCAAGGCTCCGAGCAGAAAAGCAGGACACTGGGTCCAGGAAGGCAGCTGAGGGTGCCAGGGGCCAGGAGCCAAATACTCCTCTGAAACCTGAGGCAGGGCCTGGGACTCATAGAGACAGAAACAGTAAGAGAGCCCAGGAGATCTGGGAGAATGGTGAGCAGGAAGTGAGCAGTGGGGAGCCGCTGAGAACCTgtgaacagaaggaagaagaggaggaggtggtcaGAGCAACAGAGCCAGGAATGGCCAGGGGTGTGGAATTGTCACAACCAGCCTGGCACAGGGAGCCTGAGGGGAATGCTGGTCCTGACAGGCAGAACGTAACAGAGGAGAGCAAAGAGACAGACTGGGTGGCTGAGGAGGTAGTTGCAGAAACTGAGGGGTTTGAGGCCAAAGAGGCTGACGAGGAAGAGGTCCTGGTGAGGGGTGGCCAGAGTGCAGGGGCACAAGGAGCACAGCACCTAGGGGCAGAATCTGACGCCGTGCTGGGTAGAGAGGCCTGGAGAGTCTCAGGCAGGGAGGACACTGATTACTTAGGCATTAGGGAAGCAGACTATGGGCTAaacccagaagacagcattccaGAAGCTACTGGGAGAATCTGGGTCCTAGAAGAGGCTTGCCAGGGAGAGCAGCAAGGTGGGATGGACGAGAAGAGAGAGGCTGAAGCTAGACATCAGCCCCAGACCCTGAAGACCgagaggactgaagagatgactgaaGGCCAGATAGTAGGGAAGGAGACTGTGGGAGACCAGGAGACGCAGGGCAGCTTTGAGGGCCAGGAAAGGCAGGACTTAGCCACTGCTGAGAGGGGGATGAGTCTGGAAGAGGAGGTGCAGGCAGAGGAGTTCCCCGAGGAGGAAAGGGGCTATGGGACCACAGAGGCTGTGCTAGTCCTGGACAAGGAGGTTAAATGTGAGCCTGACTTGGAAGACTCTCCAGAAGCCAGGCCTGAGGAGTTGTTTATGGCAGAGGAGCGTGAGGCCCCTCAGATGAGACTAGAGGTATTGAGAGTAAAGGTCACCGAAGGACAGGACCCTGAGCTGCTGAGAGGTTCCCAGACCTTGACTGAACACCTTAAGGAAGGACAGCAGGCTCAGGAAGAGACCAGGAGAGCTCCAGACCTGAGCCCAGAGGGGGCGCTGAGCTTAGAGGACTGTCTCAGGCCTGTGGGATTAGCAGATCCTGAGCTAGAAGCCCAGGGAAACTGGGGAAGGGATGTGGACAATAGAAATACCCAGGATGTAAAAGCAGATGCTGaagaagaagacaaggaagagatTGCAACAGGACAGGCAGTGGAGGTCGAGGTTGAAAGAGGCCAGGAGTCCCAACAGCCAGAGGTcccagggtggggagcagaggcagaactGACCTCCATAGCAGTGGGCCAGGAGCTGGAGCGAAGCCAAGGAGCAGCGGCAGCGACAGGCCAGTCCGTGGAAGAATTCAAGCCCACGGAAAGCAAGACTAGTGAGGGGGAGGCTGCAGTGCCTTGGGAGACAAACAGAATGTGTAGGAAGAGGAGCCTGGAGGAGGTGGCCCTGAGCCTGCAGGACAGTGAAGATATGCATACCAGTTCTTCAGCGGCTGAGATTAGCATGGGTATCAGGACtgtgggagcagaggaagggCCCGAATGGGAAGCTGGTGTGAGTCAAGAGAGGGAATTTGGGAGAGCCCAGCATTCCAAGGACAGAGGGGAGATTGGGGGAGGCACGGAGCTGGAAGAGGCTACAGAGATGCAAAGTGGGCAGGAAGTTGCCTCAGAGGGCTCAGTAGAGGAGAAGGCACCTATTTATGATGTCCAAGAAAttggtgggactggagagagagagcaggcagacatggggacATCTGTAATGGCAGAAGGAATGACGGGAATAGATGGCGTGACCTTAGGCTCCCAGGCAGAGAAAGCTGAGGAGTCTATAACCATCATGGAGACTGAGGGGCTCCTAGGAGATCAGACGTTCTTGGAAGAAGAAGCTGGGGGAGGGCTATCAAGAGAGTGGGAGGCCCACAACtctgagagagagacacaaaagCTGCACGATGTGGAGGATGCCGAGAGAGAAGCACAGAGGACAGAGATCCAGGAGAATGATCCAGAACCCTCAGACCAAGAGAGGCATCAGACCCACCAAATCCCCACACTAactgtgcctggcttctctgaaTCGGGTGGGGCCACAGCAAGTGCCCCAGGGGATGCTCACAGCAGCTGGAATGAG GCCCTGCTCCCTGGAACCCGCCTGGACGTCTCTGTCCCACGGAGTCGTGTGCTTCTCTCCCGAAGTTCCTCACGGCGGCGCTCAAGGCCCTCGCTGCGCAGAATTTCCGCTCCCGAGCCGCAGTATGACCCTCCCAGTCCCCAACCCCCAGAGGAGCTGTTCCGTCAGCCGTTGCCTCTTCAGCCAGAGGAAACTTCAGAACTAAGTGCCACAAGGCCTGAAGACACTCCAGTGCCAGCCAGGAGAAAAATGCTGGGACCTGG GTTCGGCTTCGCCCATTCTGGCATGATGCAGGAGCTGCAAGCCCGACTGAGCCGGCCAAAGCCACAGTGA
- the Cln3 gene encoding battenin codes for MESSTGSWRRLEDSEREETNSEPHAPPVDGQRAQWKNAVGFWILGLCNNFSYVVMLSAAHDILKQEQASGNQSHVEPGPTPLPHNSSSRFDCNSISTAAVLLADILPTLIIKLLAPLGLHLLPYSPRVLVSGVCSAGSFILVAFSHSVGLSLFGVVLASISSGLGEVTFLSLTAFYPSAVISWWSSGTGGAGLLGSLSYLGLTQAGLSPQHTLLSMLGIPILLLASYFLLLTSPEAQDPGGEDEAETAARQPLIGSETPESNPGFSWDLSFQERWIVFKGLLRYITPLVLVYFAEYFINQGLFELLYFRNTSLSHAQQYRWYQMLYQAGVFVSRSSLNCCRIRFTWVLALLQCLNLAFLLADVCLSFLPSIYLIFIIILYEGFLGGAAYVNTFHNIALETSDKHREFAMEAACISDTLGISMSGVLALPLHDFLCHLP; via the exons ATGGAAAGCTCTACGGGCTCGTGGAGGCGCCTTGAAGATTCCGAGA gggAGGAGACCAACTCAGAGCCCCACGCCCCTCCGGTGGATGGTCAGAGGGCCCAATGGAAGAATGCGGTGGGTTTCTG GATCCTGGGTCTTTGCAACAATTTCTCATATGTTGTGATGCTGAGCGCTGCCCATGACATCCTTAAGCAAGAGCAGGCGTCTGGGAACCAGAGCCAT gTGGAGCCAGGCCCAACACCCTTACCTCACAACAGCTCGTCTCGATTTGATTGCAACTCCATCTCCACGGCT GCAGTGCTCCTGGCAGACATACTTCCTACCCTCATCATCAAACTCCTGGCTCCTCTTGGCCTTCATTTGCTGCCCTACAG TCCCCGGGTCCTCGTCAGCGGAGTTTGTTCTGCTGGAAGCTTTATCCTGGTTGCCTTTTCTCACTCAGTGGGGTTAAGCCTGTTTG GAGTGGTTTTGGCCAGCATCTCCTCAGGTCTAGGGGAGGTCACCTTCCTCTCACTCACCGCCTTCTACCCCAG TGCTGTGATCTCCTGGTGGTCCTCGGGGACTGGGGGTGCAGGGCTCCTTGGATCGCTGTCTTACCTGGGACTCACGCAGGCTGGCCTTTCCCCGCAGCACACCCTGCTTTCTATGTTGGGGATTCCCATTCTGCTGCTGGCCAG CTACTTCTTGTTGCTCACATCTCCTGAAGCCCAGGACCCTGGAGGGGAAGATGAAGCAGAGACTGCTGCCCGGCAGCCACTCATAGGTTCTGAGACCCCAGAGTCAAATCCAG GTTTCAGCTGGGACCTCTCGTTCCAGGAACGGTGGATAGTGTTCAAG GGCCTCTTGCGATATATCACCCCCTTGGTGCTGGTTTACTTTGCCGAATATTTCATCAACCAGGGTCTT TTTGAGCTCCTGTATTTCCGGAACACATCCCTGAGTCACGCTCAGCAGTACCGATG gTACCAGATGCTCTACCAGGCTGGTGTGTTTGTCTCCCGCTCTTCTCTGAACTGTTGCCGAATCCGGTTCACCTGGGTCCTAGCCTTGCTGCAG TGCCTCAACCTGGCCTTTCTACTGGCTGATGTTTGTTTGAGCTTCCTGCCCAGCATCTacctcatcttcatcatcattctGTATGAAGGGTTCCTGGGTGGGGCCGCCTACGTGAACACCTTCCACAACATTGCTCTAGAG ACCAGTGACAAGCATCGAGAGTTTGCCATGGAGGCTGCCTGTATCTCTGACACCTTGGGAATCTCCATGTCAGGGGTCCTGGCTTTGCCTTTGCATGACTTCCTCTGCCATCTCCCTTAA
- the LOC119825754 gene encoding eukaryotic translation initiation factor 3 subunit C yields MSRFFTTGSDSESESSLSGEELDTKPFSGTHGKRPLLLSEDEEDTKRVVRSAKDKRFEELTNLIRTIRNAMKIRDVTKCLEEFELLGKAYGKAKSIVDKEGVPRFYIRILADLEDYLNELWEDKEGKKKMNKNNAKALSTLRQKIRKYNRDFESHITNYKQNPEQSADEDAEKNEEDSEGSSDEDEDDDGVSAAAFLKKKQESSGDSRKFLKKMEDDDEDSEDSEDDEEWDTSSTSSDSDSEEEEGKQTVLASKFLKKAPTTEEDKKAAEKKREDKAKKKHDRKSKRPDEEEEDNEGGEWERVRGGVPLVKEKPKMFAKGTEITHAVVIKKLNEILQARGKKGTDRATQIELLQLLVQIASENNLGEGVIVKIKFNIIASLYDYNPNLATYMKPEMWQMCLDCINELMDILVAHSNIFVGENILEESENLNNFDQPLRVRGCILTLVERMDEEFTKIMQNTDPHSQEYVEHLKDEAQVCAIIERVQRYLEEKGTTEEICQIYLRRILHTYYKFDYKAHQRQLTPPEGSSKSEQDQAENEGEDSAVLMERLCKYIYAKDRTDRIRTCAILCHIYHHALHSRWYQARDLMLMSHLQDNIQHADPPVQILYNRTMVQLGICAFRQGLTKDAHNALLDIQSSGRAKELLGQGLLLRSLQERNQEQEKVERRRQVPFHLHINLELLECVYLVSAMLLEIPYMAAHESDARRRMISKQFHHQLRVGERQPLLGPPESMREHVVAASKAMKMGDWKTCHSFIINEKMNGKVWDLFPEADKVRTMLVRKIQEESLRTYLFTYSSVYDSISMETLSDMFELDLPTVHSIISKMIINEELMASLDQPTQTVVMHRTEPTAQQNLALQLAEKLGSLVENNERVFDHKQGTYGGYFRDQKDGYRKNEGYMRRGGYRQQQSQTAY; encoded by the exons ATGTCGCGGTTTTTCACCACCGGTTCGGACAGTGAGTCCGAGTCGTCCTTGTCCGGGGAGGAACTGGACACCAAGCCCTTCTCGGGGACCCACGGCAAACG GCCTTTGTTACTGAGTGAAGATGAGGAGGATACAAAGAGAGTTGTCCGAAGTGCCAAGGACAAGAG GTTTGAGGAGCTGACCAACCTTATACGAACCATCCGTAATGCCATGAAGATTCGGGATGTCACCAAGTGTCTGGAAGAGTTTGAGCTCCTGGGAAAAGCGTATGGGAAAGCCAAGAGTATTGTGGATAAGGAAGGTGTCCCCCGATTCTATATCCGCATCCTGGCTGACCTCGAGGACTATCTTAATGAG CTTTGGGAGgataaagaagggaaaaagaagatgaACAAGAACAATGCCAAGGCTCTGAGTACCTTGCGGCAGAAGATCCGAAAATACAACCGAGATTTTGAGTCACATATCACAAACTACAAGCAG AACCCTGAACAGTCTGCAGATGAAGATGCAGAGAAGAATGAGGAAGATTCAGAAG GCTCTTccgatgaagatgaagatgatgatggggTCAGTGCTGCAGCTTTtttgaagaagaaacaagaatcTTCTGGAGACAGCCGAAAGTTCCTCAAAAAGATGGAA GATGATGATGAGGACTCTGAAGATTCTGAAGATGATGAGGAATGGGACACCAGTTCTACCTCTTCTGACTCGgactcagaagaagaagaaggaaaacagactGTTCTGGCTTCAAAGTTCCTTAAAAA GGCACCCACTACAGAGGAGGACAAAAAAGCAGCTGAGAAGAAACGGGAAGACAAAGCCAAAAAGAAGCATGATAGGAAGTCTAAGCGCccagatgaggaagaggaagacaatgAAGGCGGGGAGTGGGAAAGAGTCCGTGGTGGTGTGCCACTTGTGAAG GAGAAACCAAAAATGTTTGCCAAGGGCACTGAGATTACTCATGCTGTCGTCATCAAGAAACTGAATGAGATTCTGCAGGCCAGAGGCAAGAAGGGAACAGACCG TGCTACCCAGATTGAATTGCTTCAGCTGCTGGTTCAAATTGCTTCTGAAAACAACCTAGGAGAGGGTGTCATTGTCAAGATCAAGTTCAATATCATTGCCTCTCTCTATGACTACAACCCTAACCTGGCCACATACATGAAG CCAGAGATGTGGCAGATGTGCCTGGATTGCATCAATGAACTGATGGATATCTTGGTTGCACATTCCAACATCTTTGTTGGAGAGAACATTTTGGAAGAGAGTGAGAACTTAAACAATTTTGATCAG CCACTGCGTGTACGTGGCTGCATCCTAACTCTGGTGGAGCGAATGGATGAAGAATTTACCAAAATAATGCAAAATACTGATCCTCACTCCCAAG AGTATGTGGAGCACCTGAAGGATGAGGCACAAGTATGTGCCATCATTGAACGTGTGCAGCGCTACCTGGAGGAGAAAGGTACCACTGAGGAAATCTGCCAGATCTACTTGAGGCGCATCCTGCACACTTATTACAAGTTCGATTACAAGGCCCATCAGCGTCAGCTTACTCCTCCTGAAGGGTCCTCAAAG TCTGAGCAAGACCAGGCAGAAAATGAGGGTGAGGACTCAGCTGTGTTGATGGAAAGACTCTGCAAATACATCTATGCCAAGGACCGCACAGACCGGATCCGTACCTGTGCCATCCTCTGCCATATCTACCATCATGCTCTCCACTCGCGCTGGTACCAGGCTCGTGACCTCATGCTCATGAGCCACTTGCAGGACAACATTCAGCATGCGGATCCACCAGTGCAG ATCCTGTATAACCGTACCATGGTGCAGCTGGGCATCTGTGCCTTCCGCCAAGGCCTGACAAAGGATGCACACAATGCCCTTCTGGATATCCAGTCAAGCGGTCGTGCCAAGGAACTTCTGGGGCAGGGTCTGCTGCTGCGCAGCCTACAGGAACGCAACCAGGAACAGGAGAAGGTAGAGCGACGCCGACAAGTGCCCTTTCATCTGCACATCAACCTGGAACTGCTGGAGTGTGTTTATCTGGTGTCTGCCATGCTCCTGGAGATCCCCTACATGGCTGCCCATGAGAGTGATGCCCGACGACGCATGATCAGCAAGCAGTTCCATCACCAACTGCGGGTAGGCGAGCGGCAGCCCCTGCTTG GTCCTCCTGAATCCATGAGGGAGCATGTGGTTGCTGCCTCCAAGGCCATGAAGATGGGTGACTGGAAGACCTGTCACAGTTTCATCATTAATGAAAAGATGAATGGGAAAGTGTGGGACCTTTTCCCTGAGGCTGACAAAGTTCGCACCATGCTAGTTCG GAAGATCCAGGAAGAGTCACTGAGGACCTACCTCTTTACCTACAGCAGTGTCTATGACTCGATCAG TATGGAGACGCTGTCAGATATGTTCGAGCTGGATCTTCCCACTGTTCACTCCATCATCAGCAAGATGATCATTAATGAAGAATTGATG GCTTCCCTGGACCAGCCGACACAGACAGTGGTGATGCACCGTACTGAGCCCACTGCCCAGCAGAACTTGGCTCTGCAGCTGGCTGAGAAGCTTGGCAGCCTAGTGGAGAATAATGAACGGGTATTTGACCATAAGCAGGGAACCTATGGTGGCTATTTCCGAG ACCAAAAGGATGGCTACCGAAAAAACGAAGGCTATATGCGCCGTGGTGGCTACCGCCAGCAGCAGTCTCAGACAGCCTACTGA